The following are encoded in a window of Castanea sativa cultivar Marrone di Chiusa Pesio chromosome 5, ASM4071231v1 genomic DNA:
- the LOC142635055 gene encoding uncharacterized protein LOC142635055, protein MGFTHSLIQTPSKPSRPSQPNPSPHNHDLPRSEHYDWVHNRELTISYSDKDLTKKGKHHNDPLHITVDAKGERIPMVLVDEGSALNMCPLKIANYLGLSVEDFVPTNQHVRAYDNSIRNFLETITLELTIGPMIKKGEFQVLNIASCFNMLLGQPWIHDTEAVPSFLYQKVLFPHE, encoded by the coding sequence ATGGGGTTTACTCATAGCCTCATACAAACACCGTCAAAACCTAGTAGACcttctcaaccaaatccaagtccccACAACCACGACCTCCCAAGATCTGAACACTATGATTGGGTCCATAATAGGGAACTCACTATTTCCTACTCTGACAAGGATCTGACCAAGAAAGGGAAGCACCACAACGACCCATTGCATATCACTGTAGATGCCAAGGGAGAGAGGATACCAATGGTGTTGGTAGATGAAGGAAGTGCATTAAACATGTGTCCTTTAAAGATTGCCAATTATTTGGGTCTAAGTGTTGAAGACTTTGTACCTACTAATCAGCATGTGAGGGCATATGACAATAGTATAAGAAATTTCTTGGAAACCATAACATTAGAGCTCACCATAGGGCCAATGATCAAGAAAGGGGAGTTCCAAGTCCTTAACATAGCCTCATGCTTTAATATGCTCCTTGGGCAACCATGGATCCATGACACAGAGGCCGTACCTTCCTTTCTATACCAAAAGGTTCTGTTTCCACATGAATGA